GACCATGCGGCATTTGCTGGATTCGATCGCGACCCGGCTGGATGAAGCCCGCGATATCTCGCGCTACATGACGGGCCTCTTGGTGTTCCTCGGCCTGCTCGGCACCTTCTGGGGCCTGATCGAGACCGTCGGCTCCGTCGGCAAGGTGATCGACGGGCTGAAGGTCGGCGGCGATGCCGGCGCGCTGTTCGACACCCTGAAAGAGGGGCTGGCCGCGCCGCTCGGCGGCATGGGCATTTCGTTCTCGTCCTCGCTGTTCGGCCTCGCCGGCTCGCTGATCCTGGGCTTTCTCGACCTGCAGTCGAGCCAGGCGCAGAACCGCTTCTACACCGACCTCGAGGACTGGCTCGCCTCCACGGTGCGCGAATATTCCGGCGAAGGCGCCGGCATCAGCGGCGAATTGCAGCACGCGATGGAGCGCCTGCGCGCGGTGGTCGAGGAAGGCGGCGGCGGCCGCAGCACCACGGCGGCGATGGCCAACCTCGCCGAAGCGATCCAGGGCCTGGTCGCCCATATGCGCACCGAGCAGCAGATGATCCGCGAATGGGCCGACGGCCAGGGCGAACAGAACCGCGAGATCAAGAAACTGCTGGAGCGGATCGCAAGGCAGCCCGAGAAGAGCTAAGTCCCTTAATCAGCAAGAAAGAAGCCGATGGCCCTCGCCCGCAGTCGCCGCAACGAATCCGGATTCAACTACTGGCCGGGATTCGTCGACGCGTTGTCGACGCTGGTGCTGTCGATCGTGTTCCTGCTGTCGGTGTTCCTGGTGGTGC
The Bradyrhizobium sp. KBS0727 genome window above contains:
- a CDS encoding flagellar motor protein MotA codes for the protein MPSGPSSRSEMEIELSKLSSPRIFLVRMLVFLVLCALVMVVLYKQIVTAFFANPGLNALIGAVLLIGIILSFRQVIRLYPEVAWVNNFRIADPGLAVERRPTLLAPMAAILGGERIGRMTISQQTMRHLLDSIATRLDEARDISRYMTGLLVFLGLLGTFWGLIETVGSVGKVIDGLKVGGDAGALFDTLKEGLAAPLGGMGISFSSSLFGLAGSLILGFLDLQSSQAQNRFYTDLEDWLASTVREYSGEGAGISGELQHAMERLRAVVEEGGGGRSTTAAMANLAEAIQGLVAHMRTEQQMIREWADGQGEQNREIKKLLERIARQPEKS